One window of Streptococcus troglodytae genomic DNA carries:
- a CDS encoding Stp1/IreP family PP2C-type Ser/Thr phosphatase, translating to MKISLFTDIGQKRSNNQDFINKFDNRAGHTLIVLADGMGGHRAGNIASEMTVTDLGREWINTDLTDLGQIRDWLVNNIEKVNRRIYELGQTDDFQGMGTTIEALVIVENNVLFAHIGDSRISLVHDGVYTQLTSDHSLVNELVKAGQITEEEAASHPQKNIITQSIGQASPVEPDLGIQTLGANDYLLVNSDGLTNMISNEAIVAVLTDETKNLDEKAKHLIQLANEAGGLDNITVALIHAESEGDQ from the coding sequence ATGAAAATTTCCCTTTTTACAGATATTGGACAGAAGCGTTCTAATAATCAGGATTTTATCAATAAATTTGATAATCGTGCGGGGCATACACTGATTGTATTGGCAGATGGTATGGGTGGTCATCGTGCCGGAAATATAGCCAGTGAGATGACCGTTACTGATTTGGGACGCGAATGGATTAATACAGACTTAACGGACTTAGGACAAATCCGTGATTGGCTGGTTAATAATATCGAAAAAGTTAATCGCCGGATTTATGAATTAGGTCAAACAGATGATTTTCAAGGTATGGGGACAACTATTGAAGCCTTAGTTATCGTTGAAAATAATGTTCTTTTTGCTCATATTGGTGATTCACGGATCAGTTTAGTTCACGATGGGGTTTATACGCAATTGACTAGTGATCACTCTCTAGTTAATGAATTAGTTAAGGCTGGTCAAATAACAGAAGAAGAGGCTGCTAGCCACCCTCAAAAAAATATTATCACACAGTCTATTGGACAAGCTAGTCCAGTTGAACCAGATCTTGGTATTCAAACTTTAGGAGCAAATGATTATCTTTTAGTTAATAGTGATGGTTTGACGAATATGATTTCGAATGAAGCTATTGTTGCTGTTCTAACTGATGAAACAAAGAACTTAGATGAAAAAGCCAAGCACTTGATTCAATTAGCTAATGAAGCAGGTGGGCTTGACAATATTACTGTAGCCTTAATTCATGCCGAAAGTGAGGGAGATCAATGA